The following are from one region of the Arachis duranensis cultivar V14167 chromosome 10, aradu.V14167.gnm2.J7QH, whole genome shotgun sequence genome:
- the LOC107469575 gene encoding uncharacterized protein LOC107469575, with protein MATRTRSSKKSEQVSAEDVDIETENDSEEEEEEEEEGRGSSKRLRQNEEPSMYEHIRDQRMKENQERMQKLGLLKLSQKLKTQHQNPQRRPKKNIDDALPSRRSSRIMTLEPVNYAENKAKGREEGDSSSKDSKDNIEIFIPEGENPEFYTEEQEKLLGDSDTIWELGVDGCDVDGSRMYDSIRGETCHQCRQKTLCQHTNCNRCELSQGQLCGDCLYTRYGENLLEAIENPKWTCPSCRGICNCTRCRKANGWMPTGNIYHKVSKLGFKSVAHYLIQTRRTDKSLEEGSGAENVAEEIPQIPADTDQNRAIRTRRGLRRS; from the exons ATGGCCACTCGCACACGCAGCAGCAAGAAAAGTGAACAAGTGTCTGCTGAAGATGTCGACATTGAAACTGAAAATgatagtgaagaagaagaagaagaagaagaagaaggaagaggctCTTCCAAAAGGCTCAGACAAAATGAAGAACCTTCAATGTACGAGCACATTAGGGACCAAAGGATGAAGGAGAACCAAGAGCGAATGCAGAAGCTTGGATTATTGAAGCTCTCTCAAAAGCTCAAAACCCAACACCAAAACCCTCAACGCAGGCCCAAAAAGAACATTGATGATGCCTTACCGTCAAGGCGTTCTTCTAG AATAATGACCCTAGAACCAGTTAACTATGCTGAAAATAAAGCAAAGGGTAGAGAAGAGGGAGATTCGTCAAGTAAAGATAGCAAAGACAACATTGAGATTTTCATACCTGAAGGTGAAAACCCAGAATTTTACACTGAAGAGCAGGAGAAGCTTCTGGGAGATTCTGATACCATTTGGGAACTGGGTGTAGATGGATGTGATGTAGATGGGAGTCGTATGTATGATTCAATCAGGGGGGAGACATGCCATCAATGCAG GCAGAAAACTCTTTGTCAGCACACAAATTGCAACAGATGTGAGTTATCTCAAGGGCAGCTTTGTGGAGATTGCTTGTACACAAG ATATGGTGAAAATTTGTTAGAAGCCATTGAGAATCCTAAATGGACTTGCCCTTCTTGTCGGGGAATCTGCAACTGCACTCGTTGCCGTAAGGCAAATGGTTGGATGCCCACCGGTAATATATACCACAAG GTGTCAAAACTGGGTTTCAAATCGGTGGCACATTATCTGATACAAACACGCCGCACTGACAAAAGCTTGGAGGAAGGCTCAGGTGCTGAAAATGTTGCTGAAGAAATACCTCAGATCCCTGCGGACACAGACCAGAATAGAGCAATTCGCACCAGAAGAGGCTTGAGGAGATCATGA
- the LOC107469566 gene encoding protein FAR1-RELATED SEQUENCE 5-like, which yields MSKAKIAIMNNMCKSGISTFQVYALLANQCGGFNKLNYDPRDLYNQIANMRREIPENVGRALNFLEEMAAKDKSLYYQELRATDGRLLNLFWCDGLCRENYELFGDVVAFEATYNQNKYKCPFVVFTGVNHHNQIVVFAACLVTDETDETYIWVLQQFLEAMNGRAPSFVIIDGARAMKNAIEKVFPGTHHKLCAWHLLLNATTNMCSPRFTSKFKDCMLGNYEIPVFRSKWKTLVEEFGVEEKEWLNKIYEKRRSWATCYIRGKFFAGFRTTARVCIY from the coding sequence ATGTCCAAAGCTAAAATTGCAATCATGAACAACATGTGCAAGTCAGGAATTAGCACATTCCAGGTTTATGCTTTGCTAGCAAATCAATGTGGTGGTTTTAACAAGTTGAACTATGATCCTAGAGACCTGTACAATCAAATAGCTAATATGAGGCGTGAGATTCCAGAGAATGTGGGTAGagcattaaattttttagaggAGATGGCTGCAAAGGATAAATCTTTATACTACCAAGAGCTTCGGGCGACGGATGGAAGGTTACTAAATCTCTTTTGGTGTGATGGTTTATGTAGAGAGAACTATGAATTATTTGGAGATGTTGTTGCATTTGAGGCTACATAcaaccaaaataaatataagtgtCCTTTTGTTGTGTTCACAGGTGTCAACCATCACAACCAAATTGTTGTCTTTGCTGCATGCCTTGTAACAGATGAGACTGATGAGACTTATATATGGGTGTTGCAACAATTTTTGGAGGCAATGAATGGTAGAGCCCCATCCTTTGTGATAATTGATGGGGCAAGGGCGATGAAGAATGCGATTGAGAAAGTATTCCCTGGTACTCACCACAAATTGTGTGCTTGGCATCTCCTGCTTAATGCAACGACAAATATGTGTAGTCCTCGTTTCACATCTAAGTTTAAGGATTGTATGTTAGGAAATTACGAAATTCCAGTGTTTCGTAGCAAGTGGAAAACATTGGTAGAGGAATTTGGGGTTGAGGAAAAGGAATGgctaaataaaatttatgagaAACGTCGATCATGGGCAACATGTTACATCCGAGGGAAGTTCTTTGCTGGATTTAGGACTACTGCGAGGGTTTGCATTTATTGA